The region GTTATTTTCTTTACACAGTCTTACACCTTCACGTACTGTTGTGATTCTCGGATTTGGCTCTACTCCACTAAGTTCAATAATATTCCAACCTTTTAATAATGTATAAACCTTATCGTATATTCCATTTTTCTTTATACTTCCGCCACCATAAACTAAAAGTACTGTTTTTCCATAGTCATTCATTACCTCAGGTAGCTGATCGATCTGATTTTTACCAAATAACATTTTGGTATATGCGTGAAATACATAATTCTCCATATTTTTCTTCATCCTTTCCTGATTTCGTAGCGACTACCATTAAAATGGATCGCAAATGTGCATCCATAGCCTAGTGCTTTTAATTCAATTACAAGAAAAAGCACACTTCATGAACTTTTCTTTGCCATGAATAAGGGTATCTGTACTTTAATACAGATACCCTTATTCTAATTGATATATTTAATTAATGCAAGTGTCATCCTTACACTCTTCATAATGTTCAACCTTACACTCTTCCTTATGTATCAACCTTTCATTCTTCCTAATATATTAACCTTTCACACTTCCTAATGTAACACCTGCAATGATATACCTTGATAAGATAAAATACATGATTATCAGAGGTATGATTGCCATACATATTGCCACATACTGCTGGGCTAAAGAGAAATTCTGATAACTTGCAGAACGTAGTCCTGCCATCAGAATTGGTACTGTCTTTTTATTCTGCGAAGATATAACAAGTGCAGGAATAAAGTAATTGTTCCAACTACCTACGAATGAGAAGATTGCTTGTACTGAAATCGCAGGTTTCATAATAGGCAAAATAATTGTATTGAATGTTCTAAACTCTGATGATCCATCCGCTCTTGCAGCTTCAACGATTTCTGTAGGTAATACACTCTCCATGTACTGTTTCATAAAGAAGAATGTAACCGGAGAAGCGATTGCCGGTAAAAACAGAGGATACAGGGTATTTCTCATTCCAATCTTATCAATTAAATCAAGAAAACCTAACGCAGATACCTGAGCTGGTACCATCATGACAAACATGATAAATGTAAAAGCGTATTTTTTCAGTTTAAAATCATACATATGAATTGCATATGCAGTCAACGTAGAAAAATATGTTGTTAATACTGCGCTTAACGTAGCAATTAACAAACTGTTACGCATACCACTGCCAATCGTGAATGTCGAGTTTTTAAGAACATCTTTTATATTCTGGAATAGATTTTTACCTGGGATTAGTGAGAAACCAGCGGTAATTTGAACATGGCTTCTCGAGGCGTTTACAATTAATATGTAAAATGGAAACAAGCAAATAATGGTGAGAAATATCAATAGGATATATGACAGAATTCTGCTTGTCACAACACCGCCAACTCCACGTTTGCTTTTATTCGGTTTTGTGTTTGCTTTTCTATTATCCATCATTCCGTTACTTCCTTCTTTGCTCTTCTCTTATTTTTTTCTTAACTTCATCATTACCTGTCTTATTCATCATCGAACGATATACAACAACACTACAAAGAGCTGTCAACATGAATAAGATTACTGAAATCGCACCGCCATCACCATAATTTAAGCTTGGTGATAACTTACTATTTAATAACATTACAACCGTTTTACTAGTATTATTCGGACTTCCAGATCCACTGGTTAAAATCTGTGGGACATCAAACATCTGAATACCACCGATTAAAGAAGTAATCATTACATAACTTAGGATTGGCATTAATAAAGGTAATGTAATCCTTTTAAATACTTGGATTGGTTTTGCACCATCAACATAGGCTGCCTCAAACAACCCCTGATCAATTCCCATAATACCTGCCATCAGCATGATTGTTGTATTACCAAACCACATGAGAAAATTCATGAGTGCGATTATACCACGTGTTCCAGTTATTCTGGAAAAAAATCGTATTGGGTCTCCTGCATTCACAAAGCCAAACTGGATTAACAACTGATTGACTGGTCCATCTGGTGAGAATAAAGTAAAGAATAACATAGCGAATGCTGATGCCATAATCAAATTTGGCATATAGATAACTGATTTAAAAAATCCTTGCCTCTTTAGTCTCAAACGATTACTTGTAAATAGTGCTGCTAATAGGAGAGAAATTAAAATCTGAGGTATGAACCCAATGATCCAAAGTATCATTGTATTACCGAAATATTTTAAAAACTCGGACTCAGTAAAGAGTTTAAAAAAATTCTTTAGCCCAACAAAATTCGGGCCTACCTTTGACAATCCCCCATTCGCCCAATATAACTCAAAGAAGCTGTAGTAAAACGTTGAAAGTAATGGTATCAGTGAAAAGATCGTATAGGTTACAAAGAATGGTATTAGGAAAATATATCCCCATTTTGAATAATTGACAAATTTTTTCGATTTCTTTGGATTCTGCATAGGATACCTCACAAATTGCGCTTTATTATGAGTTGCACCAGCAGAACTGTGCGCGCTTTCAATCCTGCTATTGTAAAAGGAGAGATGCCTTTTTCATCAGCATACTATCCATATTAGTACAGCAAGGCGATTCAAACCACCTTGCTGTACCGAAATAAATGTTTTTAAGTTCTTTGGTTATTACAAAAACTATATCTTATCCGTTACACTATGAGCGATTTCGAACTCTTCTCTTATTTACTAAGTTCTGGATGCTTTCCTAAAACTTCTGTATAGAAGTTATCCCAAGCCTGCTGTTCTGTTACAACTCCTTCAAAGTAGTCTTTCATTGCTAATTGAAGTTTTTCAGTCATAGTCTGATCAAAAGGTGATGCTGCAGAAATATGAATATCTTGTGCAGATTCAAGTAATACTTTGATATGATTCTGACCTCCTAAGAAAGGATATCCAAAATCACTGTTAGCTAGTTCTGTCATAGCTGCTACATTGTTAGTAAAATCACCAAATTTGTTAGTAATCTTAACAAGTGTATCTTTATTGCATGTCATAGTTAACATAATATCTTTTACGATATCGATATTATCTGTTCCTGCTGCACCACAAATCCATGTACCACCCCAGTAAGATCCCTGAGGCCCTTTACACATAGCCCAGTCACCGTAACCACCGTTACCAATTTCTTTTGGCTGATTTGGATCATCAAGTGTGTAATCCATGAAGCAGAAATCCATAAACCAAGCCGGTCCAAAGTAGCCAAATACCTTACCGTCTTTTGCCATCTGAGCAGTTGACTCTGCTGACCATAAGCTAGCTTTGTTATTGTAACCTTTATCTGTATATGTCTTAGTCTGCGATACCCATTGTTTGATCTCATCATCAACTACGATCTTATTGTTATCATCAATCCAAGGCAATTTCTTGTTGTTAGCAAATACACGATAATCATCATCATAGCCAGATAGCATGAAGTTACCTGCATCTTTCATCTTCGCAGCTACAGCATCAAATTTTGTCCAGTCTGAAATCATCTCTTGAACCTGATCAGGATCGTCTGTTCCTAACACTGCTTTAGCCATGGATCTTCTATAAAGAAAGCCCATTGGACAAGACTGCCATGAAACACCTTTAAGAGAGCCATCAACCGTAACAACATCCTTTGTGTATTGATATTGTTGAGAAAGATCGTCTTCTGTTAGGCCAATATCCTTCACAACATCCAAAGTATAGTCAGTACCAACATACTTTAATGCATAGTCAGCTTCTATCAGGAATAAGTCAATTCTATCTTCCGGTGAAGCAGAGGCCTGTTTTTGTAATGCTTCATCGAGCTTTGTCTGGTATACATTGTCTTCATTAGGATTGATAACCCAATCGACCGTTACGCCAGATGGAATTTTACTAGCATAATACTCGTTGAATCTATCCTGGAACTCAGTATTCCAACAATATATTCTTAATGTCTTACCGCCAGTAGACCCAGCTGTTGTCTTCTCTTTGTTGTCACCACTCTTACCATCAGTTGAATTATCTTTTGTATTCTCTTTGTTTGTTTGGTCCTTGTTTGCTTTTTGGTCGTTCTTACCGCATGCTGCAAACATAGCACAAACCATGGTCAAAACCATGAGCATAGCTAATGCTTTTTTCATCTTTTTCATATCAATACCCTCCTTTAATTTTGCATTCTATTAATAAATAATACAAATGCCTATGTTACCTTGATTGTCTTTAATCGACAATCGATTGCCTTGATGGGCGATTCAATTCGGTGCTAGTTACATAGCCAACTGAACTTCCCTTCATCAATGAGACCTTTAGGTAAACATTTGAAATAGAGGTTACCATAGGTCTCTCAATCAAATTAATTAACTGCTTTGCTGCTTCTGTTCCAATTCTGTCAGTATCCTGTCTTATCGTAGTAAGCTTCGGTTCTAATGCCTGTGCCACTGAAATGCCATCGTACCCTGCAACAGAGATATCTTCTGGTATCCTTAAACCGCTTCTTCTGATTGTATTCATAACTCCAAGCGCTGAATAATCATCTGGAGCAATGATACAGGTAGGTGGGACTTGTAAATCCAGTAATCTCTGTGTCAATAAGCCTGACGTATCAGAATCACGATAAATTCCTTCTACCACATATTCGTTCGGTATAGTTAAACCATTTTCTCGTAAAACCTGGTAAAAGCTTACCAATCGATTATGCGTAACCGATGAATTCGTGCCATGAATGTATGCTATTCTTTTGTGACCCTGATCAATTATGTACTGTGTTAACTGCCTCATTCCTTCCATATTATCAGAAAGAATCGATATTGCCTCATTATAGATATGATCAATGACTACTACAGGAATCTTTGAATTCACAACCTGTTGTATCTCATTGTCAAAGAAATCTGCACAGCAGGCAATACAAACACCATCGAAATTCCGATAACTGCAATGTTCCAGAAAAGTCATCTTCCTGTCACCAACATTATGCTCAATAAAGTTAATGTCGTATCCCTTGCCCGTAGCATATTCGTTGAAGGAAGCTAAAATATGAGCGAAGTATTCATTCCTGAGTCCATGATTGAACATCGTGGAAAATAATACTCCGATATTATAAGTTTTCTTCGTCTTCAATGCCCTTGCATTCGAATCTGGAAAATAACCAATCTCATTGGCTGCTTTCAGGATATTTCGCTTCGTTTCCTCTCCAATATCCTTATAGCCATTCAATGCTTTGCTGACAGTGGAAACGGAAACACCACATTTTAATGATAAGTCTTTAATCGTCGCCATTTTTACCACCGCTTCTTAGCTATATCGTTTTCGTAATTTTATTATATAGCAGTTTATACAAAATATCAAGTATTAATTTTATTTATATATTGATTATTACTTCTTTATTCCATATATAGGAATTTTATTGCATTCTTTTTGACATGATACATACAAAAACAAATCATTCTACTATAGTTTTCGTTAATAAAGCGAAATAAATATGGCTATTTTCTTAATTCCGTTTATCTGAAAATTGTAAATTATACCTAAATTCATTATATTTGACGATTTATTTGAATTAAACACAACTATTTACACATTATTTAATCATAAAACCGAATCAGAGACGTGACGAAACGTTTCGCTATGTCTCTTTAAAATTTGATGCCATATTTGTTTTTTCTTCCATTTTCGAAAATTTTCATAACAAAGAAATTTTTAGTTTAAGTATTTGCTTGTTACCCTGGATTCATCAGTAAACAGTGTATATGTTCCCTGTCAGATATAGAGTGAACATGCTTATTCTTGCCTCAATTCTGTCTATTTCCCGGATTTCTTATGTATTTAGACTTCTGCAGAGCCCGCACTTTGACATCAAATTTCACATCAGTTCGTATGATATAAATCTGGCGGGTAGAATACTACCCGCCAGTCTGTTAATTCCTATCTTACATGCTTATTTATCCATAAGATAGTTTCTCATATTTTTTAATGCATTTTTTTCAAGTCTACTAACTTGTGCTTGTGAAATTTGAATTTCTTCAGCTACTTCCATCTGAGTCTTTCCTTGAAAGAAACGAAGATTAATAATATTATTTTCTCTTGGAGATAATCTCGCCATCGCTTCCTTTAATGAGATTTCTTCCACCCAGTTTTCTTCTTTATTCTTTTTGTCACTTACCTGGTCCATAATATATAAAGTGTCTCCACCCTCTGAATAGACAGGCTCATACAAAGATACTGGGCTCTGGATTGCATCAAGTGCTGCCACAATATCTTCCTGACTAATTCCAACTTCATTTGCAATCTCACAAACCGTTGGTTCTTTATCATTTTTCTTAAGAAGCATTTCTTTCGCATAAATTGCTTTATAAGCAGTATCCCTTAAAGAACGGGATACACGGATCGCATTATTATCTCTTAAATAACGACGTATCTCACCAATTATCATTGGTACTGCATAGGTTGAAAACTTTACACCTTGCGTGATGTCAAAATTATCGATTGCTTTCATTAAACCAATACAACCAATTTGAAACAAATCGTCAACATTTTCATTACTATTTGAAAATCGTTGTATGATGCTTAGCACCAATCGTAGGTTTCCTTTGATATACAGCTCTCTAGCTTCCTTATCACCTTGCTTGATTCTTTCAAATAAAGCATCCTTTTCTTCACCCTTTAACAACGGCAATTTCGATGTATTTACTCCACAAATTTCTACCTTATAAAGAGCCATAATGAAACCTCCCAGATTAACCATTTTATTCTGAAGTCATA is a window of Lachnoclostridium phytofermentans ISDg DNA encoding:
- a CDS encoding carbohydrate ABC transporter permease, whose amino-acid sequence is MMDNRKANTKPNKSKRGVGGVVTSRILSYILLIFLTIICLFPFYILIVNASRSHVQITAGFSLIPGKNLFQNIKDVLKNSTFTIGSGMRNSLLIATLSAVLTTYFSTLTAYAIHMYDFKLKKYAFTFIMFVMMVPAQVSALGFLDLIDKIGMRNTLYPLFLPAIASPVTFFFMKQYMESVLPTEIVEAARADGSSEFRTFNTIILPIMKPAISVQAIFSFVGSWNNYFIPALVISSQNKKTVPILMAGLRSASYQNFSLAQQYVAICMAIIPLIIMYFILSRYIIAGVTLGSVKG
- a CDS encoding carbohydrate ABC transporter permease; the protein is MQNPKKSKKFVNYSKWGYIFLIPFFVTYTIFSLIPLLSTFYYSFFELYWANGGLSKVGPNFVGLKNFFKLFTESEFLKYFGNTMILWIIGFIPQILISLLLAALFTSNRLRLKRQGFFKSVIYMPNLIMASAFAMLFFTLFSPDGPVNQLLIQFGFVNAGDPIRFFSRITGTRGIIALMNFLMWFGNTTIMLMAGIMGIDQGLFEAAYVDGAKPIQVFKRITLPLLMPILSYVMITSLIGGIQMFDVPQILTSGSGSPNNTSKTVVMLLNSKLSPSLNYGDGGAISVILFMLTALCSVVVYRSMMNKTGNDEVKKKIREEQRRK
- a CDS encoding ABC transporter substrate-binding protein yields the protein MKKMKKALAMLMVLTMVCAMFAACGKNDQKANKDQTNKENTKDNSTDGKSGDNKEKTTAGSTGGKTLRIYCWNTEFQDRFNEYYASKIPSGVTVDWVINPNEDNVYQTKLDEALQKQASASPEDRIDLFLIEADYALKYVGTDYTLDVVKDIGLTEDDLSQQYQYTKDVVTVDGSLKGVSWQSCPMGFLYRRSMAKAVLGTDDPDQVQEMISDWTKFDAVAAKMKDAGNFMLSGYDDDYRVFANNKKLPWIDDNNKIVVDDEIKQWVSQTKTYTDKGYNNKASLWSAESTAQMAKDGKVFGYFGPAWFMDFCFMDYTLDDPNQPKEIGNGGYGDWAMCKGPQGSYWGGTWICGAAGTDNIDIVKDIMLTMTCNKDTLVKITNKFGDFTNNVAAMTELANSDFGYPFLGGQNHIKVLLESAQDIHISAASPFDQTMTEKLQLAMKDYFEGVVTEQQAWDNFYTEVLGKHPELSK
- a CDS encoding LacI family DNA-binding transcriptional regulator, whose amino-acid sequence is MATIKDLSLKCGVSVSTVSKALNGYKDIGEETKRNILKAANEIGYFPDSNARALKTKKTYNIGVLFSTMFNHGLRNEYFAHILASFNEYATGKGYDINFIEHNVGDRKMTFLEHCSYRNFDGVCIACCADFFDNEIQQVVNSKIPVVVIDHIYNEAISILSDNMEGMRQLTQYIIDQGHKRIAYIHGTNSSVTHNRLVSFYQVLRENGLTIPNEYVVEGIYRDSDTSGLLTQRLLDLQVPPTCIIAPDDYSALGVMNTIRRSGLRIPEDISVAGYDGISVAQALEPKLTTIRQDTDRIGTEAAKQLINLIERPMVTSISNVYLKVSLMKGSSVGYVTSTELNRPSRQSIVD
- the sigG gene encoding RNA polymerase sporulation sigma factor SigG — its product is MALYKVEICGVNTSKLPLLKGEEKDALFERIKQGDKEARELYIKGNLRLVLSIIQRFSNSNENVDDLFQIGCIGLMKAIDNFDITQGVKFSTYAVPMIIGEIRRYLRDNNAIRVSRSLRDTAYKAIYAKEMLLKKNDKEPTVCEIANEVGISQEDIVAALDAIQSPVSLYEPVYSEGGDTLYIMDQVSDKKNKEENWVEEISLKEAMARLSPRENNIINLRFFQGKTQMEVAEEIQISQAQVSRLEKNALKNMRNYLMDK